The following coding sequences lie in one Paracholeplasma manati genomic window:
- a CDS encoding HIT family protein has translation MCIFCERKDKKIIFENEYIYVIYDGFPVNPGHTLIITKRHISNYFELSKSEKEAIDEALIIMKSKLDNEFHPDGYNIGINNGLAAGQTIMHLHVHLIPRYQGDMENPRGGVRGVIPQKQVY, from the coding sequence ATGTGTATTTTTTGTGAACGAAAAGACAAGAAGATCATTTTTGAAAACGAGTATATTTACGTCATATATGATGGATTTCCAGTTAATCCTGGACATACACTCATCATTACAAAAAGACATATCTCAAACTACTTCGAATTATCTAAATCAGAAAAAGAAGCCATTGATGAAGCATTAATCATTATGAAATCGAAATTGGATAATGAATTTCATCCAGATGGTTATAATATCGGAATCAACAACGGTTTAGCAGCAGGCCAAACCATCATGCATCTACATGTCCATTTAATCCCTAGATATCAAGGTGATATGGAGAATCCACGTGGAGGAGTACGAGGTGTCATTCCTCAGAAGCAGGTTTATTAA
- a CDS encoding AIPR family protein, translating to MDKKMNDLIEEFKSRYYPTIEITNEKIFTAFCIKYFFYDDIFSADETLEYIVDGANDGGIDAIFTDSYSENNDLIIIQSKYYDSTKLSVKDVESEIHKILKTLKDLKKRNDTNYKKELVQSYLDCTENTNEDSQIKIYIFTSFEVKDNNTKNGYLKEIKKLETENYSIDIFFGRDIIEQVVLIDTGKFSVPKAKMKIDKVDNFLSYGDSIIVNASAQSINELFKKYHNKGLLASNLRYYIKDKKVDKGINQTIKNEPDNFWYFNNGIIIVSSNYEINSKEIVLYDFSIVNGGQTTALIGQINFSQNQDFFVQVKIIKTVGETEKDQEIFILKVAESSNLQKAIKDKDLISNKMEQLKLKSELSKLGIYYVLKRGEFIEKKYNSFVKANSDMIGKLIMASILQMPGTSRSGTKKIYSEDYYHRIFPDEPRTLLANQLVQLKNHYNQYKKNKKSFSSEDKISILANGELHFISIFTLLTSATREFIKEQDYKKQAFDQRKEYLYTKLKRYEKIYEKSLDDETEITYKVFDIILDEILTYVYRIEKKSREQNRETITVANYLKLDSVYYNDIVPRAFEVLQENELLMEYLIKFNNV from the coding sequence ATGGATAAAAAAATGAATGATTTAATTGAAGAATTCAAGAGTAGGTATTATCCTACCATAGAGATTACTAATGAAAAGATATTTACCGCTTTTTGTATTAAATATTTTTTTTATGATGATATTTTTTCAGCAGATGAAACCTTAGAATATATTGTAGATGGTGCAAATGATGGCGGAATTGATGCAATATTCACTGATTCTTATAGCGAAAATAATGATTTGATTATTATTCAATCGAAATATTATGATAGTACCAAACTAAGTGTTAAAGACGTAGAATCAGAGATACACAAAATATTAAAAACACTAAAAGATTTAAAGAAAAGAAACGACACTAACTATAAAAAAGAATTGGTTCAGTCGTATTTAGACTGTACAGAAAATACGAATGAAGATTCACAAATAAAAATATATATTTTCACTTCATTCGAAGTAAAAGATAATAATACAAAGAATGGCTATTTAAAAGAGATAAAAAAACTAGAAACTGAAAACTATTCAATTGATATTTTTTTTGGCAGAGATATAATTGAACAAGTTGTACTTATCGATACAGGTAAATTTTCAGTACCTAAGGCGAAAATGAAGATTGATAAAGTCGATAATTTTTTATCCTATGGTGATTCCATTATTGTCAATGCCTCTGCTCAATCAATTAATGAATTGTTTAAAAAATACCACAACAAAGGGTTGTTAGCCTCAAACTTAAGATACTATATTAAGGACAAAAAGGTCGATAAAGGAATTAATCAGACCATTAAAAATGAGCCTGATAACTTTTGGTATTTCAATAATGGTATTATTATTGTCTCTTCTAACTATGAAATCAATTCAAAAGAAATTGTTTTATATGATTTTTCAATAGTTAATGGAGGACAAACTACGGCACTTATTGGGCAAATAAACTTTTCACAAAATCAAGATTTCTTTGTGCAGGTTAAAATAATTAAAACTGTTGGTGAAACAGAAAAGGATCAAGAAATATTCATTTTGAAAGTTGCTGAATCCTCTAACTTACAAAAAGCAATAAAAGATAAAGATTTAATCTCTAATAAGATGGAGCAACTTAAACTTAAAAGCGAATTATCGAAACTTGGAATCTATTATGTACTCAAGAGAGGTGAATTCATCGAGAAAAAATACAATTCTTTTGTGAAAGCTAATAGTGATATGATAGGAAAATTGATAATGGCATCAATATTGCAAATGCCCGGAACATCTCGATCAGGTACAAAAAAAATTTATTCAGAAGATTACTATCATCGCATTTTCCCTGATGAACCTAGGACTCTACTTGCAAATCAGCTTGTTCAATTGAAAAATCATTATAATCAATATAAAAAGAATAAAAAGAGTTTCTCATCTGAGGATAAAATCTCTATTTTAGCAAATGGAGAACTACATTTTATATCGATTTTTACACTATTAACTTCAGCAACAAGGGAGTTTATTAAAGAACAGGATTATAAAAAACAAGCATTTGACCAGAGAAAAGAATATTTATACACAAAACTTAAGCGGTATGAGAAGATATACGAAAAATCACTTGATGATGAAACAGAGATAACTTATAAAGTATTTGACATAATATTAGATGAAATTCTTACTTATGTTTATCGCATTGAGAAAAAATCAAGGGAGCAAAACAGGGAAACTATAACAGTCGCAAATTATTTAAAATTAGACTCTGTCTATTACAACGACATTGTTCCGAGAGCATTTGAAGTTCTTCAAGAAAACGAATTATTAATGGAATATTTAATAAAATTCAATAATGTTTGA
- a CDS encoding HNH endonuclease domain-containing protein: MDSYIKKWFDILNGMSNDNTYKLAWGRAIIECISTNQGSEVGANYRIHFDEIARNMMKYYWNQTFFFGLKQSASHEYPPVVLQLTNDLINHYKNIESNIPVWFDKAIHKIDDKIVEHTIRSISTVLTQNVSWRFMNIDHGVISVYDLNIKNRYIEIGLEDSKLLISYSEVLTQLFNYKWAQLLEKYNTQPRIVSKVKGSSDNKLKRNNLAKYKDILMMLYKDDIRDFYTDEIISTDDISIDHFIPWSYMYSDDLWNLVITSKSNNSSKSNRPPKDDYIAKLEERNKQLLEVIQDPKQIEELMESLEHHYVTKFYQSLIS, encoded by the coding sequence ATGGATAGCTACATTAAAAAATGGTTTGATATCTTAAATGGAATGTCTAATGACAATACGTATAAATTAGCTTGGGGCAGGGCTATCATCGAATGCATTTCAACCAATCAAGGTAGTGAAGTTGGTGCTAATTACCGAATCCATTTTGATGAGATTGCGAGAAATATGATGAAGTACTATTGGAATCAAACTTTCTTTTTCGGATTGAAACAAAGTGCTAGTCATGAGTATCCGCCAGTGGTTTTACAATTAACAAATGATTTGATTAATCACTATAAAAATATAGAATCAAATATACCTGTATGGTTCGATAAAGCGATTCATAAAATTGATGATAAAATTGTTGAACACACGATAAGAAGCATTTCAACCGTATTAACTCAAAATGTGTCATGGCGTTTTATGAATATAGACCATGGTGTAATTTCAGTATATGACCTCAATATAAAAAATAGATACATTGAAATCGGATTAGAAGATTCAAAATTACTCATTTCATATAGCGAAGTTTTAACACAGTTGTTTAATTATAAATGGGCTCAATTACTGGAAAAATACAATACACAACCACGTATTGTTTCGAAAGTAAAAGGCTCATCAGACAATAAGTTGAAACGCAATAATTTAGCCAAATACAAAGATATTTTAATGATGCTTTACAAAGATGATATTCGAGATTTTTATACCGATGAAATTATCAGTACAGATGACATATCCATTGATCACTTTATTCCATGGTCTTATATGTATTCAGATGATTTATGGAATTTGGTTATTACATCGAAATCCAATAATAGTTCAAAATCCAATCGTCCTCCGAAGGATGACTATATCGCGAAACTTGAGGAAAGAAACAAGCAATTGTTAGAGGTCATACAAGATCCGAAGCAAATAGAAGAATTGATGGAATCATTGGAGCATCACTATGTTACTAAGTTCTATCAATCATTGATATCATAA
- a CDS encoding GNAT family N-acetyltransferase, translating to MTTNLILKIRPFTQNDIEDIHLYASNPITTQYMLWGPNTIEDTQVFLNYVFSHYSKTPITNFEYGIEFEGKIIGGIALIVDYVAQSAEIGWILNEAYHRRGIVFQAAKEMIALAKSLGMETLHATADSRNIASYKLMEKLGMHHVSTTIHGRFNKLTGQYDLDQVYYELKLK from the coding sequence ATGACAACTAATTTGATTTTAAAAATTCGCCCTTTCACTCAAAATGACATAGAAGACATCCACCTTTACGCATCCAACCCAATCACCACCCAATACATGTTATGGGGACCCAATACCATTGAAGATACCCAAGTTTTCTTAAACTATGTATTTAGTCATTATTCAAAAACACCGATCACGAATTTTGAATATGGTATTGAATTTGAAGGTAAAATCATTGGTGGGATTGCTTTAATTGTAGATTATGTAGCCCAAAGTGCTGAAATTGGGTGGATTTTAAATGAAGCCTATCATCGAAGAGGTATCGTATTTCAAGCCGCCAAAGAAATGATTGCTCTCGCAAAATCACTTGGTATGGAAACCCTTCACGCAACCGCTGATTCAAGAAACATTGCATCCTACAAACTCATGGAAAAATTGGGTATGCATCATGTATCCACCACCATACATGGAAGATTTAATAAACTGACTGGTCAGTATGACTTGGATCAAGTGTATTATGAATTGAAACTTAAATGA
- a CDS encoding RecQ family ATP-dependent DNA helicase, which yields MIGFIDTEISKNKVVSDIGCIKENGEILHTKSIQELIKFTKKVDFFCGHNFVSHDFIHLNRILPRKFIPLETTIDTLYLSALLFPERPYHHLVKNDKLDSDSLNNPLNDARNAQILFMDEVDAFNRLDDTLKQIYYSILKDEPGFSGFFKHMKYNPKVRNLVELIQLYFGDKVCHNIDINALLKEVRVELAYCLSLITTSEADSLMPGWVLMNYPKVEPLMIKLRSTPCRQGCDYCNTHLDAKHALKRFFGYEDFRKYNDLPLQEQAVKSAIKNESLIAVFPTGGGKSLTYQLPALLSRENTRGLTVVISPLQSLMKDQVDNLEDNSIVSAVAISGLLDPIQRKEAIERVESGLAGILYIAPESLRSKTIERLLIKRHVTRFVIDEAHCFSSWGHDFRVDYLYIGKFIKHIQEVKGNKTSIPVSCFTATAKKNVIEDISNYFKEHLNLDMKIYQTSSRRTNLAYKVIDVTDDEEKYQKLRSIIEQENCPTIIYASRTKIVDSLYERMKKDHFSVSRFHGSMEKDAKVEEQDKFMKGINPIMIATSAFGMGVDKKDIGCVIHYQISSSLEDYVQESGRAGRDEHIHAQCYILYNEQDLNGHFELLNRSKLNLKEIQQIWKAVKELTKVRESISQSALEIARIAGWDESIHDLETRVTTAVATLEETGYLLRGQNSPRVFANSIMAKTMADAAKKIDESELIPETEKSLTKRIIKLLISSQSKNKGADGEAESRVDYIAENLGVEKHLVLKSINHLREIQLLADHKDLSAFLKRTKGSSTVQKSLDNQVELIQYILSVLSPDQKFYNLKDLNDHALNSGIDSNLKQVRGIINYFAIKKWIDLKKNGKDNVSIEFNQKPEYIKELIQKNAAISSIIINYLYRLMSEQKSNTEFSTVVFSVLELKQFYDNSKGMLDYNVNLDDIEDALFFMQRSGIITIEGGFMVIYSPLYIERIEKNPHKQFTKTDYEQLDSFYQSRREQVHIVGEYASKMIKNYQEALLFVDDYFQYEFNEFLGKYFKGDRKKDIERSMTPAKFKELFGSLSPEQLAVIKDKDHNRIVVAAGPGSGKTKLLVHKLASILYTEDIRTEQLMMLTFSRASVGEFKDRLYKLIGEASYFVDIMTFHSFCFDILGRVGSIDKTEGIVQSAVENIRSGDVDPSKITKMVLVIDEAQDMDQNEYDLINEIIEFNENIRIIAVGDDDQNIYEFRGSNSKYFKELMTDDGAFYELSTNYRSKNNLVTFTNQFVNFIPNRIKNNPIVAYTKDNGRIEVIRHRTSENLIVGIVEQVMLENPPGRTCIITWKNEQALHALGILNLKGISANLIQNNERLKVFSLYEIRVFMSFFSNDIHEGMVSNDTWKNAVIRFDDIFKDTSNYKMCIRIMRAFRNEYKTAFYYSDLESFIFETNLSDYVEDAPVMVSTFHKTKGKEFDNVYILDDNLWLNDEQKRAMYVGLTRAKNNLIIHTVSNIFNYFKAENLVASINEVVYNKPERLIYQINHEDVALGYFKLVQNAIKKLKSGDTLTIIDDVMVKDERKILKLSKKYSDRVRELLDSGYSLTKAIVKFMVYWWDKEEEKDYLIVLPELTFDFNMNKEESPTESRE from the coding sequence ATGATTGGATTCATAGACACTGAAATAAGTAAAAATAAAGTGGTTTCAGATATTGGATGTATCAAAGAAAATGGTGAAATACTACACACCAAGAGCATTCAAGAACTGATTAAATTCACGAAGAAAGTAGATTTTTTTTGCGGTCACAATTTCGTTTCACACGACTTTATTCACCTAAACCGGATATTACCTCGAAAGTTTATCCCCTTAGAAACTACTATAGACACCTTGTATCTCTCAGCTTTATTGTTCCCAGAAAGACCATATCATCATTTGGTTAAAAACGATAAACTCGATAGTGATTCACTGAATAACCCACTGAATGACGCTCGAAACGCACAAATTTTATTTATGGATGAAGTTGATGCATTCAATCGACTTGATGATACGCTAAAACAAATCTATTATTCGATATTAAAAGATGAACCTGGATTTTCCGGTTTTTTCAAACATATGAAATACAATCCTAAAGTGCGTAATCTTGTGGAACTAATTCAGTTATACTTTGGAGACAAAGTCTGTCACAATATCGACATCAACGCTTTGCTGAAAGAAGTTAGAGTCGAATTGGCATATTGCTTATCATTAATTACGACGAGCGAAGCAGATTCACTGATGCCTGGGTGGGTTTTAATGAACTATCCAAAAGTTGAACCCTTAATGATCAAACTTAGAAGCACACCGTGCAGACAAGGTTGTGACTATTGTAATACCCATTTAGATGCAAAACACGCCCTGAAACGCTTTTTCGGTTATGAGGACTTTAGGAAATATAATGATTTACCACTTCAAGAACAAGCGGTTAAATCCGCAATCAAAAATGAATCTTTGATTGCTGTTTTTCCTACCGGTGGTGGGAAATCATTAACGTATCAATTACCAGCACTCTTAAGTAGAGAAAATACCAGAGGGTTAACAGTTGTTATTTCACCATTACAATCACTGATGAAAGATCAAGTAGATAATTTAGAAGACAATTCGATTGTTTCAGCGGTTGCGATTAGTGGCTTGCTCGACCCTATACAACGAAAAGAAGCTATTGAGAGAGTTGAAAGTGGATTAGCGGGCATTCTATATATTGCTCCAGAATCTCTTCGGTCAAAAACGATTGAAAGATTATTAATTAAAAGACATGTAACGAGATTTGTCATAGATGAAGCACACTGTTTTTCTTCTTGGGGTCACGATTTCAGGGTTGATTATCTATATATTGGAAAGTTCATCAAACATATTCAAGAAGTGAAAGGAAATAAAACTTCAATCCCTGTTTCCTGTTTTACGGCTACAGCAAAGAAAAACGTCATCGAAGATATATCGAATTATTTTAAAGAACACTTAAACTTAGATATGAAAATATACCAGACATCATCACGAAGAACCAATCTAGCTTACAAAGTGATTGATGTCACAGACGACGAAGAAAAATACCAAAAACTGAGAAGTATCATAGAACAAGAAAATTGTCCAACCATCATTTATGCTTCGAGAACGAAAATTGTAGATTCACTGTATGAGCGGATGAAAAAGGATCATTTTTCTGTTTCTCGTTTTCATGGCAGCATGGAGAAAGATGCAAAAGTAGAAGAGCAGGATAAGTTCATGAAGGGGATAAACCCAATCATGATCGCAACCTCAGCGTTTGGAATGGGTGTAGACAAGAAAGATATCGGGTGTGTCATTCATTATCAAATTTCTAGTTCCCTTGAAGATTATGTACAAGAATCTGGTAGAGCTGGTCGGGATGAACACATTCATGCACAGTGCTATATTCTATACAATGAGCAAGATTTAAACGGTCATTTTGAATTGTTAAATCGTAGCAAACTCAACCTTAAAGAAATCCAACAAATATGGAAAGCTGTCAAAGAACTAACAAAAGTGAGGGAGAGTATTTCACAATCAGCGCTTGAAATAGCTAGAATCGCTGGATGGGATGAGAGCATACATGACTTGGAAACACGAGTAACCACAGCGGTCGCAACACTTGAAGAAACTGGATATTTGTTGCGCGGACAAAATTCACCTCGTGTTTTTGCCAATAGTATTATGGCTAAAACGATGGCAGATGCTGCCAAAAAAATCGATGAATCAGAATTGATTCCTGAAACTGAGAAATCTTTAACAAAGCGAATTATAAAGCTCTTAATATCAAGTCAGAGTAAAAACAAAGGTGCAGATGGCGAAGCGGAATCTAGAGTAGATTACATTGCTGAAAATTTAGGTGTAGAAAAACATTTAGTATTAAAATCGATTAACCATCTACGTGAAATTCAACTATTAGCAGACCATAAAGACTTATCGGCTTTTTTGAAACGAACAAAAGGGTCTAGTACGGTTCAAAAAAGTTTGGATAATCAAGTTGAACTCATTCAATATATATTAAGCGTTTTATCACCAGATCAAAAATTTTATAATCTAAAAGATCTCAATGACCATGCATTAAACAGTGGTATTGATTCCAATCTCAAACAAGTTAGAGGTATCATAAACTATTTTGCGATTAAAAAATGGATTGATTTAAAGAAAAACGGGAAAGACAATGTTTCGATTGAGTTCAACCAAAAACCTGAATATATCAAAGAGTTGATTCAAAAAAATGCGGCTATTTCGAGTATCATTATTAATTATTTATATCGATTGATGAGTGAGCAAAAAAGCAATACTGAATTCAGCACTGTTGTGTTTTCAGTACTTGAGCTTAAACAATTCTATGATAATAGCAAGGGAATGCTTGACTATAACGTTAACTTAGACGATATAGAAGATGCACTATTTTTCATGCAACGTAGTGGAATCATTACGATTGAAGGCGGATTTATGGTTATTTATAGTCCGCTATATATTGAAAGAATTGAAAAAAATCCGCATAAACAATTCACGAAAACCGATTATGAACAATTGGATTCCTTTTATCAAAGTAGAAGAGAACAAGTACATATCGTTGGTGAATATGCCAGCAAAATGATTAAAAACTATCAAGAAGCATTGTTGTTTGTCGACGATTATTTTCAATACGAATTTAACGAATTTTTAGGCAAATACTTTAAAGGTGATCGTAAGAAAGATATCGAAAGAAGCATGACACCAGCCAAGTTTAAAGAACTTTTTGGATCACTGTCACCTGAACAATTGGCTGTGATCAAAGACAAAGATCATAATCGAATTGTTGTTGCAGCTGGACCTGGTAGTGGGAAAACAAAGCTTTTAGTACATAAATTAGCATCGATTTTGTATACAGAGGACATTCGAACAGAGCAGTTGATGATGCTAACTTTTTCAAGAGCATCGGTCGGAGAATTTAAAGATAGACTATACAAACTCATCGGTGAGGCATCATATTTCGTTGATATAATGACGTTTCACTCATTTTGTTTTGACATTTTAGGTCGAGTTGGATCGATTGATAAAACCGAAGGTATCGTTCAAAGTGCTGTTGAAAACATACGTTCAGGCGATGTTGATCCTTCAAAGATTACTAAAATGGTATTGGTGATTGATGAAGCACAGGATATGGACCAAAATGAGTATGATTTAATCAATGAAATCATCGAGTTTAATGAAAATATTCGAATTATCGCGGTTGGTGATGATGATCAAAACATTTATGAGTTTAGAGGTTCTAACTCGAAGTATTTCAAGGAATTAATGACAGATGATGGTGCATTTTATGAATTATCAACGAATTATAGAAGTAAGAATAATTTGGTCACATTTACCAATCAATTCGTAAATTTCATACCTAATCGAATCAAAAATAACCCTATTGTAGCATATACAAAAGATAATGGCCGAATTGAAGTCATTAGACATAGAACATCCGAAAATTTAATTGTCGGTATCGTCGAACAAGTCATGTTAGAGAATCCTCCAGGCAGAACTTGTATTATTACATGGAAGAACGAACAGGCATTACATGCGCTCGGTATACTTAACCTCAAAGGAATTTCAGCCAATCTAATTCAAAACAATGAAAGACTTAAAGTATTCAGTCTGTATGAAATTAGAGTTTTCATGTCATTTTTTTCCAATGATATCCATGAAGGTATGGTGTCCAATGATACTTGGAAAAATGCGGTTATTAGATTTGATGATATCTTCAAAGATACATCTAACTACAAGATGTGCATCAGAATTATGAGAGCTTTCAGAAATGAGTATAAAACAGCATTCTATTATTCAGATTTAGAGTCCTTCATTTTTGAAACCAATCTATCGGATTATGTTGAAGATGCACCAGTTATGGTATCAACTTTTCACAAAACCAAGGGCAAAGAGTTCGATAATGTTTACATCCTTGATGACAATCTTTGGTTAAATGACGAGCAAAAGCGAGCGATGTACGTAGGATTGACTAGGGCGAAGAACAATTTGATTATTCATACAGTTTCAAATATTTTCAATTATTTTAAAGCTGAAAATCTTGTTGCTTCGATTAATGAAGTCGTCTACAATAAACCAGAACGACTCATATATCAGATTAACCATGAGGACGTTGCATTAGGATACTTTAAGTTGGTTCAAAATGCCATTAAGAAACTCAAATCAGGTGATACGTTAACAATCATTGATGATGTGATGGTTAAGGATGAACGCAAAATTCTCAAATTATCTAAGAAATATAGTGATCGTGTTAGAGAATTGCTTGATAGTGGTTATTCATTAACTAAGGCCATTGTAAAATTCATGGTTTATTGGTGGGATAAAGAAGAAGAAAAAGATTACTTGATTGTATTACCAGAATTGACTTTTGATTTCAATATGAATAAAGAGGAAAGTCCAACAGAATCTCGAGAATAA
- a CDS encoding helix-turn-helix domain-containing protein — protein sequence MDVKKTGTLLKSLRLSKGYTQQQVADVLLVSPKTISKWENGDGLPDISIITAVADLYEVSVDTLLRGKITEETTIQPAKTHRINQMLAYKLFSKLMLFFYISLGINLFGIILGVILYGSMFYLSIVIVSLFFIISIITFVLGYVHYQNMREMSDDDNINCAYDLNKTKVRRLIWWIVLIDTIIFYALLIGFVSWSNMFIFQFLQGFIIEGPILLILFVYSSRILSKTLNEQTLAWNKFLRTSLFFLILLIIFCGFQSSFKYSEIIDGELYNTIMDGNLNYYLMIFFYPNFYIFRGVALLFLILSGLFVFHFNKKNKNKLAYILLLIISLPIGYFVSADLNHLARITLHYNDVMISYQFIYYVVIFFIVSSKLNKMVDNQTI from the coding sequence ATGGATGTTAAGAAAACAGGCACATTATTAAAGTCACTAAGATTATCAAAAGGGTATACTCAACAACAAGTAGCAGACGTGTTACTGGTTAGTCCAAAAACCATATCAAAATGGGAAAATGGTGATGGACTTCCAGACATCTCAATTATTACAGCAGTAGCAGATTTGTATGAAGTCAGTGTAGACACTTTACTCAGAGGTAAAATAACAGAAGAGACGACGATTCAACCTGCAAAGACGCATCGAATTAATCAAATGCTTGCGTACAAACTTTTTAGCAAGCTGATGTTATTTTTCTATATATCATTGGGTATAAATTTGTTCGGTATCATTTTAGGTGTTATTTTGTACGGTTCCATGTTCTATTTATCCATTGTTATTGTGAGTTTATTCTTTATCATCAGCATTATTACATTTGTTTTGGGATATGTCCACTATCAAAATATGCGAGAAATGAGCGATGATGACAATATAAACTGTGCATACGATCTAAATAAAACAAAAGTTCGTAGATTAATTTGGTGGATCGTACTAATTGATACAATTATCTTTTATGCACTTCTGATTGGATTCGTTTCATGGAGCAATATGTTCATATTTCAATTTCTACAGGGATTCATCATTGAAGGACCGATTTTGTTAATACTATTTGTTTATAGTTCTAGAATTCTCTCGAAAACACTCAATGAACAAACTCTAGCATGGAATAAATTTTTAAGGACATCATTATTCTTTCTAATTTTGCTGATAATATTTTGTGGATTTCAATCCAGTTTTAAGTATTCAGAAATAATCGATGGAGAACTTTATAATACCATTATGGACGGGAATCTAAATTATTATCTAATGATATTTTTCTATCCGAATTTTTACATCTTTAGAGGGGTAGCTTTATTGTTTTTAATACTATCAGGCTTATTCGTTTTCCATTTTAACAAGAAAAATAAGAATAAGTTAGCATATATCCTACTATTGATAATAAGTTTACCAATAGGATATTTTGTGAGTGCTGATTTAAACCATTTAGCAAGAATAACACTACATTACAATGATGTAATGATTAGTTATCAGTTCATTTACTATGTAGTTATATTCTTTATAGTAAGTAGTAAACTCAATAAAATGGTTGATAATCAAACAATTTAA